DNA from Trichomycterus rosablanca isolate fTriRos1 chromosome 23, fTriRos1.hap1, whole genome shotgun sequence:
ACTGACAATAATTTTGTAAGACTCTTAAGGTTGTTAGGGCTTGACCTGAAttatttttgttactgtttttcTAAGGTGTAGAAATccagggtgcccaggtggcacggcgggatattccactagcacaccagcgccgagattctgaactccgcgtttcgaaactcggcattgccaccggtcagctgggtgccatctggtaGTGTACTGATCAGTCTAAAGGTCTGTGTCCAAATGTAGTTCGATTCGGTTGTTTGTTTAGCTGAGGAATGTTGCACGTAGTGTATCGTTCTCTATGTACgtgttgttcctgctgccttCAAGTCATCCTGCAACTTGCAAAAATATACCTATGAGCTGCAGTACAGTCTACATTCAAATACATCACATGGCTTTGGAGGTAAATCCTGACTTTAAACAAGCTTATAGAGTGTTATTAATACTTTTAGACCCTGGCACCCctgtaaataatgaaaaaaaacattaattattgCTCAGCATGTTGATCTTTCATTCAAAATACTAACAAAAGCTCCTCTCTTTTAGATATACAATGACtcaattattaatcattcaATTAATTTcatcgtcgctgtccgatgaaaaacatgTATCCACTTTTAGAGGtttacatgtgttgattgtgggtataaatctctgtctgtccatagcagtgAATATCAAAACCTTTTTAACAAGTATCTACAAGTATCATCCTGCTAGACCGCCTACGCCAACAACCATTTGCTCGGACCACAATTGGGTCGGATGCCGGAGTGGGTTCcatataactgatgcaattatgacctctgctggccgatcgatGGCGAGGGatagtggagatcagtgcaaGACTCTCCAGGCATGAGACCGAGCTCCATATGAACTCttctcttgcaggtgaaaagaagcggtcggctactgcacacgtgtcggagggggaggtGTTAGTCCCGGCTCTCCTCGGTCGGAGTGGAAGTCCGcaacagtagagaggaagcgaaatgtAGACAGGtatttggatacgactagattgggaaagATGCTAATTCTTTGAATACTGAGGagcttttgttaatattttgaaTGAAATAACACAAGCCTAAGATGTTTTTAGGGGTGCAAGTATCTGAATTacattatattgccaaaagtattcactcacccagaCAAAATCATTGAACTCGGGTGTtctaatcacttccatggccacaggtgtataaaaccaagcacctaggcatgcagactgcttctacaaacatttgtgaaagaatgggtcgctctcaggagctcagtgaattccagcgtggtaccgtgatatgatgccacctgtgcaacaagtccagtcgtgacatttcctcgctactaaatattccacagtcgaccgtcagtggtattataacaaagtggaagtgattgggaacgacagcaactcggccacgaagtggaagccacgtaaaatgacagcgCGGGGTCAGCGGACGCTGAGGCGCATAGTACGCAGAGGTCGTggactttctgcagagtcgatcactacagacctccaaacttcatgtggccttcagattagctcaagaacagtgcgtagagagcttcatggaatgggcttccatggccgagcagatGCATCCAAGCGcaaatgcaaagcgtcggatgcggtggtgtaaagcacgccacaactggactctagagcggtgGAGATGTGTTCTCCGGAGTGACGGATCACACTTCTccgtctgggtttggcggttgccaggagaacagtacttgtctgactgtggggttgtttttgtttttcagaagtcgggctcggccccttagttcctgtgaaaggaactcttgatgcttcagcataccaagagattttggacaatttcatgctcccaactttgttggaacagtttggggatggccccttcctgttccaacatgactgcacaccagtgcacaaagcaaggtccataaagacacggatgtgcgagtcctgacctcaacttgATAGAACACCTTAGGGAtgattagagcggagactgcaagccaggccttctcgtccaacatcagtgtctaacCTCACAAGAatagaatggtcaaaaattcccataagcacactcctaaaccttgtggaaagccttcccagaagagtcgaagctgttatagctgcaaaggatgGGCCCACATCCctacatattaaaccctatggattaagaaagggagtcactcaagttcatatgcgtgtgaaggcagacgagcgaatacttttggcaatatagtgtaataaataaaatatactttCTGCATTACAACTACTGTTTGTGTCCAAAAGGATcaatatgaaaataaatgatcaaACATTCAAGTATCAGAAATTTAGCGTTTACATTGCGCAATAACTGTTTACTTGGCAGCAAGCTGCCTCTTGTTCAGAGCCTCCAGCCTTTTCCTCTCGGCCTCCTCTGCCCTCCTGCGCTCCTCCTTCAGTTCTTTGTACCTCCACTTGGGCACCTGTAGGAactgcccattgttggcgctacTCTTCCGCTTCTGTTTCTCGGGCTCGTAGGTCGGCTTCGGAGCCTTGGAGACCCGCAGCTTGGGCACCACCAGCCCCGGCCTCACGCTGCTCCGTCTCACCAGGTGGAGCGGGAGAAGACTCCCTCTCCGGAGTGCTATCGCAGAGGCGTCCGTGGACTCCCTGAGAGCCCGGGGCTGGAGGCTGGATCGCCTGTTCGGGGGTTTCGGGACCAGTGTGACGCGGGAGTTCTGGAACAGGCGCCTGTAATTCTCTAAGCGTTCGGGTCCGAGGTCTTTGAGCTTCTGTGTGCGCTGCTTTTTCAGAATCTCCTGCACCGAGTAGCGGCGCTTGCCCACGCGCGGTGGACTTTCGGGACACACCGTCAGGCATGACGTGGCCACGAAGGGGCTTCCGATCGCCGTGGTCATGCGCACCATGTGATCGAATACGCCGTCATCGGTGGCTTCGGTCACGTTGCCGATGTTGAAAACGTTACGCAGCGTCTCTGTGATTTTCTGAATGCAACCTTTAGGCTGCTGGGCTTTGGCTACAAGGACGGGCAGCATGGGCCACTCGGGCCGGTACGAGTGACAGCATTGTTCAGGACAGGGCCGGTGTTTAAGTCT
Protein-coding regions in this window:
- the ankrd33ba gene encoding ankyrin repeat domain-containing protein 33B: MMLIRDQENDGGSAPGKPKIGSQTQVHPAITDDHDYQDPRTTFEDDYDEAYDEFPDSRSIASDDSFYPPDDDDDLADSESIDSLEQLSFFRACTTNNALTLKALIRQGVTEEEVRETDKNNRTGLIVACYQRYVDVVVALSACPHLDVNWQDNEGNTALITASQAGHITITNYLLNYFPGLDIEKRNCHGFTALMKAAIQGRVDCVRALIMAGADLEARDNGRRLTPHEWALFTSRYEAAAVMQRLKHRPCPEQCCHSYRPEWPMLPVLVAKAQQPKGCIQKITETLRNVFNIGNVTEATDDGVFDHMVRMTTAIGSPFVATSCLTVCPESPPRVGKRRYSVQEILKKQRTQKLKDLGPERLENYRRLFQNSRVTLVPKPPNRRSSLQPRALRESTDASAIALRRGSLLPLHLVRRSSVRPGLVVPKLRVSKAPKPTYEPEKQKRKSSANNGQFLQVPKWRYKELKEERRRAEEAERKRLEALNKRQLAAK